One stretch of Chryseobacterium fluminis DNA includes these proteins:
- a CDS encoding OsmC family protein has protein sequence MAVTVKASLGKEKYYTQVIAGENTLITDEPVDKGGQNKGFNPFEILATSLASCTAATLRMYIDRKEWDVEKIDVEVELENFPLTKLAVFKRNISFEGTNLDEEKMKRLRTIADACPIHKILTNEIEIQTKFS, from the coding sequence ATGGCAGTAACCGTAAAAGCAAGTTTAGGAAAAGAAAAGTACTATACACAAGTGATCGCAGGTGAAAATACCCTGATAACCGACGAGCCCGTCGACAAAGGTGGACAGAATAAAGGATTCAACCCGTTTGAGATCCTGGCAACCTCGCTGGCAAGCTGCACTGCAGCGACATTAAGAATGTATATCGACCGGAAAGAATGGGACGTGGAAAAAATAGATGTGGAAGTGGAACTTGAAAATTTTCCGTTAACAAAACTTGCTGTTTTCAAAAGAAACATTAGCTTTGAAGGAACGAATCTTGATGAGGAAAAGATGAAGAGGCTTCGTACGATTGCGGATGCATGCCCGATCCATAAAATCTTAACAAACGAAATAGAAATTCAAACCAAATTTTCATAA
- a CDS encoding ecotin family protein: MWEIAPYNSKLPLVFYIPKDMEVQCRIWSADSTVQK, translated from the coding sequence ATCTGGGAAATCGCACCCTATAACAGCAAACTTCCTCTTGTATTCTACATACCGAAAGATATGGAAGTACAGTGCCGAATCTGGAGTGCGGACTCAACAGTGCAGAAATAA
- a CDS encoding prolyl oligopeptidase family serine peptidase, whose translation MKYIILIFCNHLLFSQTPVLLKQIPSTDQYFGKKIIDEYRHLEHVKDSSVLDWMKSQNRYADTILKSISNRQYLIDKLSEMDSESEYSISHLQITDNDKYFYLKREVKENSQKLYLRNGHDGKEELLFSSAEYKKNNKEYVINYIKPNGDGSKIVVALTEGGKEIGEMIIIDVEKKIILPYLITHCWPSDGGGVSWLPDNNGFIYLHYPITDNKSDLFLKNMAAVVYKIGNDPEKINPILSKTEYIELNLKEEDFPIVSIDKNNKNYLIGKIGGVANFSDTYFAYSSELNSGYINWKSLYKKEDKVVDYTLVNDDLYYVSAKDSKNNFVAHTSLKKPDFLYPEIIINEMNDEVIGSLYSTKDGLFITTTKNGVESKLYLYNSRKELHEIILPISAGNLNLTTKSNNYTDLWVTCSGWNNPDRRYKYNVSENKFIPENINPVIEFSDFKNVKVLETTVKSFDGKDIPLSVIYNKELNPKDKLPLLVLGYGAYGTSYSPFYAKIALLWAVKGGIVAYAHVRGGGEKGDEWHLGGFKKTKPNSWRDFISCIEFMHQKGYSNPGKTAIWGSSAGGIVMGRTMTERPDLIKAVIIAAGSLNTVRMETSPNGPNNIKEFGTVNNKEEFDYLYEMDSYHHIKKGIKYPATLITGGYNDPRVPVWAPAKFAAKLMADNASENPILLKVDFDGGHGIDSTKKKAYENIADIFAFAFWQLGHPDYQPKKNTKNK comes from the coding sequence ATGAAATATATAATTTTGATTTTTTGTAATCACCTTCTATTTTCCCAAACACCGGTTTTGCTTAAGCAAATACCTTCAACAGATCAATATTTCGGAAAAAAGATAATTGATGAATATCGTCATCTTGAGCATGTAAAAGATTCATCTGTTTTGGACTGGATGAAAAGTCAAAATCGTTATGCTGACACTATTTTAAAGTCGATTTCAAACCGTCAATATTTGATTGACAAACTTAGTGAAATGGACAGCGAAAGCGAATATTCAATATCCCATCTGCAAATTACAGATAACGACAAATATTTCTATTTAAAGAGAGAGGTTAAAGAAAATAGTCAAAAACTTTATCTCCGAAATGGGCATGATGGAAAAGAAGAATTATTATTTTCTTCTGCTGAATACAAAAAAAATAATAAGGAGTATGTTATAAATTATATAAAACCTAATGGTGATGGATCCAAAATTGTTGTTGCTCTAACCGAAGGAGGAAAAGAAATTGGAGAAATGATCATTATTGATGTTGAAAAAAAAATCATATTGCCTTATCTGATTACGCATTGTTGGCCATCTGACGGGGGTGGAGTTTCCTGGTTACCTGATAATAACGGCTTCATTTATCTCCATTATCCTATAACGGATAATAAATCAGATTTGTTTTTAAAAAACATGGCTGCCGTAGTATATAAAATAGGTAATGATCCTGAAAAAATTAATCCCATATTGTCAAAAACAGAATATATAGAGCTAAACTTAAAAGAAGAAGATTTTCCTATTGTTTCAATTGACAAAAATAACAAGAACTACCTGATAGGAAAGATTGGAGGGGTTGCAAATTTTTCAGACACTTACTTTGCTTATTCTTCAGAATTGAACAGTGGATATATTAATTGGAAATCCCTGTATAAAAAAGAGGATAAAGTTGTAGATTATACATTGGTAAATGATGATTTATATTATGTGAGTGCAAAAGATTCAAAAAACAATTTTGTTGCACACACCTCTTTAAAAAAACCTGATTTCCTATACCCAGAAATTATTATAAACGAGATGAATGATGAGGTGATTGGATCTTTATATTCTACAAAAGACGGCTTATTTATTACAACAACAAAGAATGGAGTCGAATCTAAATTATACCTTTATAATTCGCGAAAAGAACTTCATGAAATTATTTTACCGATTTCGGCCGGTAATCTAAACTTAACAACAAAATCAAACAACTATACTGATCTTTGGGTAACTTGTTCAGGATGGAACAATCCGGACAGACGATATAAATACAATGTCTCCGAAAACAAATTTATTCCTGAAAATATAAATCCTGTAATAGAATTTTCTGATTTTAAGAATGTTAAGGTTTTAGAAACAACGGTAAAATCCTTCGATGGGAAAGACATTCCCTTATCCGTCATTTATAATAAAGAACTCAATCCGAAAGATAAATTACCATTATTGGTCTTGGGCTATGGAGCATACGGAACTTCCTACAGCCCATTTTATGCTAAGATTGCTTTGTTATGGGCTGTAAAAGGAGGGATCGTGGCATATGCACATGTAAGAGGTGGCGGAGAAAAAGGAGATGAGTGGCACTTAGGAGGATTTAAAAAGACAAAACCTAATTCATGGAGAGACTTTATTTCCTGTATCGAATTTATGCATCAAAAAGGATATTCAAACCCAGGTAAGACGGCAATTTGGGGAAGTAGTGCAGGAGGAATAGTAATGGGTAGGACAATGACAGAAAGACCGGATTTAATAAAAGCGGTAATTATAGCAGCCGGATCTCTGAACACGGTAAGAATGGAAACATCTCCGAATGGTCCTAATAATATAAAAGAGTTCGGCACAGTCAATAATAAAGAGGAGTTTGATTATTTATATGAGATGGATTCTTATCACCACATTAAGAAAGGAATAAAGTATCCTGCAACCCTTATAACAGGGGGATATAATGATCCAAGAGTCCCAGTATGGGCACCTGCAAAATTCGCAGCGAAACTAATGGCTGATAATGCTTCTGAGAATCCCATCTTACTGAAGGTCGATTTTGACGGTGGTCATGGAATTGATAGCACTAAGAAAAAGGCATATGAAAATATAGCTGACATTTTCGCATTCGCCTTCTGGCAGTTAGGACATCCGGATTACCAGCCTAAGAAAAATACAAAAAATAAATAA
- a CDS encoding transketolase family protein yields the protein MKYTYTEKKDTRSGFGAGLAELADKNPNVVALCADLIGSLKMEKFIEKAPERFFQVGIAEANMIGLAAGLSITGKIPFTGTFANFSTSRVYDQIRQSVAYSGKNVKICASHAGLTLGEDGATHQVLEDIGMMKMLPGMTVINPCDYNQTKAATIAIADHEGPVYLRFGRPTVPVFIPEDMPFEIGKGILLQEGTDVTIVATGHLVWESLVAADELEKEGISCEVINIHTIKPLDEEIILKSVEKTGKIVTAEEHNYLGGLGESVAGMLARKRPTRQEFVAVNDSFGESATPAELMKKYKIDATAVKETVKRILEK from the coding sequence ATGAAATATACATATACAGAAAAAAAGGACACACGTTCAGGATTCGGAGCCGGATTAGCTGAGCTTGCTGATAAAAATCCCAATGTTGTAGCTCTTTGTGCAGACCTTATCGGTTCTCTGAAAATGGAGAAATTCATTGAAAAAGCTCCGGAAAGATTTTTCCAGGTAGGTATCGCAGAAGCGAATATGATCGGACTTGCCGCAGGTCTCAGCATTACGGGAAAAATTCCATTTACGGGAACGTTCGCCAACTTCTCTACTTCAAGAGTATATGACCAGATCCGTCAGTCTGTTGCCTACTCCGGTAAAAATGTAAAGATCTGTGCCTCTCACGCAGGACTTACCTTAGGGGAAGACGGAGCAACACACCAGGTACTGGAAGACATCGGTATGATGAAAATGCTTCCCGGGATGACCGTTATTAACCCTTGTGATTATAACCAGACAAAAGCTGCTACCATCGCGATTGCTGATCACGAAGGTCCTGTATATTTAAGATTCGGAAGACCTACGGTTCCGGTTTTCATTCCTGAAGATATGCCTTTCGAAATCGGTAAGGGAATTCTTTTACAGGAAGGTACGGATGTAACGATCGTTGCAACGGGTCACCTGGTTTGGGAATCTTTGGTTGCTGCTGACGAACTTGAAAAAGAAGGAATTTCCTGCGAGGTAATCAATATCCACACGATTAAGCCTCTTGACGAAGAAATCATCTTAAAATCGGTTGAAAAAACGGGCAAAATTGTAACGGCTGAAGAACACAACTATCTTGGTGGTTTGGGTGAGTCTGTTGCAGGTATGCTTGCAAGAAAGAGACCGACAAGACAGGAATTCGTAGCGGTAAATGATTCTTTCGGGGAATCTGCAACCCCTGCTGAACTGATGAAAAAATATAAAATCGACGCTACTGCCGTGAAAGAAACAGTGAAGAGAATTTTAGAAAAATAA
- a CDS encoding GNAT family N-acetyltransferase, whose protein sequence is MTEVKQNNDEKHGSFEAFIDGTRAGLMTYTWAGEERFIIDHTEVGEEYNGKGVGKEMLLAAVDFARKNGKTIIPLCPFAKATFQKHEELQDVLVNQTQA, encoded by the coding sequence ATGACAGAAGTAAAACAAAACAATGACGAGAAACACGGAAGTTTTGAAGCTTTCATAGACGGAACCCGTGCAGGATTAATGACTTATACCTGGGCCGGAGAGGAGCGATTTATTATAGACCATACGGAGGTAGGTGAAGAATATAACGGGAAAGGCGTGGGCAAAGAAATGCTTTTAGCGGCTGTGGATTTTGCAAGAAAAAACGGGAAAACGATTATTCCGCTTTGTCCTTTCGCGAAAGCCACCTTCCAGAAGCATGAGGAGCTCCAGGATGTCTTAGTGAATCAGACTCAGGCTTAG
- a CDS encoding pirin family protein, whose translation MSNIGLIIEEKSADIGNFLVGRLLPFREKRAVGPFVFIDHMGPSELKDYQNLDVPPHPHIGLSTLTYLLEGSIFHRDSIGSALEIKPGAVNWMTAGKGVVHSERTPEYLRHSEKRLHGFQIWVGLPKHLEQSEPTFHHIEAHDIPVWEEDGIHYKLIAGEAFGKKSPVPVHSPLFFIEIKTKDAKKISIGKDLYGEAAMYVLDGTVTTEGNTYGSKQLMIAKDTKLCEFDMSENGTVYLFGGEPFDEERFIFWNFVNSDRAMIQQAKVNWNDQNHDAFPLVPGDEEDYVPLPKAILNRKP comes from the coding sequence ATGTCAAATATAGGACTTATTATTGAGGAGAAATCAGCAGATATAGGAAACTTTCTGGTGGGCAGGTTATTGCCTTTCCGTGAAAAAAGAGCCGTGGGGCCCTTCGTCTTCATCGACCATATGGGTCCGTCAGAACTGAAAGATTATCAGAATCTTGATGTTCCTCCGCATCCTCATATCGGACTTTCAACATTAACCTATCTCCTGGAAGGATCGATATTTCACAGAGACAGCATCGGCAGTGCTCTTGAAATCAAGCCGGGAGCTGTCAACTGGATGACAGCCGGAAAAGGGGTTGTCCATTCGGAGAGAACTCCTGAATACCTGAGACATTCTGAAAAAAGGCTTCACGGATTTCAGATCTGGGTAGGACTTCCGAAACATCTGGAACAGTCTGAGCCGACTTTTCACCATATCGAAGCCCACGACATCCCGGTTTGGGAAGAAGATGGGATACACTATAAATTAATTGCAGGCGAAGCATTCGGAAAAAAATCTCCGGTCCCTGTTCACAGTCCGTTGTTTTTTATTGAGATTAAAACAAAAGACGCTAAAAAAATCAGCATCGGAAAAGACCTGTATGGCGAAGCGGCCATGTATGTTTTAGACGGAACTGTTACTACGGAAGGAAATACGTATGGCTCCAAACAATTAATGATCGCCAAAGACACCAAACTGTGTGAATTTGATATGAGCGAAAACGGGACCGTTTATCTTTTCGGCGGTGAACCTTTCGATGAAGAACGTTTTATTTTCTGGAATTTTGTAAATTCAGACAGAGCAATGATCCAGCAGGCAAAAGTAAACTGGAATGACCAGAATCACGATGCTTTCCCTCTTGTTCCGGGAGACGAAGAGGACTATGTTCCGCTACCGAAAGCCATTTTAAACAGAAAACCTTAG
- a CDS encoding sodium:solute symporter yields the protein MSPIVLLSIIIIYFALLLWVAYRTGKGSDNESFFIGNRKSNWMLVAFGMIGTSLSGVTFVSVPGAVGNDKFGYLQITLGYLIGYIIIAYVLLPLYYRLKLTSIYGYLQQRMGQLSYKSGAWIFIVSRLVGATARLYLVVNILQITILDSLGVPFIVTTLIILAMIILYTYEGGVKTIVWTDTLQTSCMLLGLIICTVYMLNHLGLNVGESLTAMNEKGYTKIFDFDPHQKSFFLKQILAGAFITITMTGIDQEMMQKSLSVTRLKDSQKNMVTLGFILLGVISLFLYMGGLLHLYGAEEQVTSAGDQLFPDIALNHMPPFISIIFIIALISALFPSADGAMTALTSSLCIDVFGMKERKEWDEKKKERFRKNVHLIVAFSFLIMVVIFKLINDNSMIGLILKLAGFTYGPLLGLFAFGIFTKYKVEDKLVPFVCIASPIASYFIDKYQEIIFGEFKIGLELLIINGFLTFIGLWLIRKR from the coding sequence ATGTCTCCAATTGTATTATTATCCATTATTATCATCTATTTCGCATTGCTGCTCTGGGTGGCTTACAGAACCGGAAAGGGAAGTGATAATGAAAGTTTCTTTATCGGAAACCGTAAAAGCAATTGGATGCTTGTTGCCTTCGGAATGATCGGAACCTCCCTGTCAGGAGTTACTTTCGTAAGTGTCCCGGGAGCGGTGGGAAATGATAAGTTTGGCTATCTTCAGATAACTTTAGGCTATCTCATCGGGTATATCATTATTGCTTATGTGCTCCTTCCCCTGTATTACCGGTTAAAGCTGACATCCATTTACGGCTATCTTCAGCAGAGAATGGGACAGCTCTCCTATAAGTCGGGAGCCTGGATTTTTATTGTTTCAAGACTGGTAGGTGCCACAGCGAGATTATACCTTGTCGTGAATATTTTACAGATTACCATTTTAGACAGTCTGGGAGTTCCGTTTATCGTGACCACACTCATTATTTTAGCAATGATCATCCTTTACACTTACGAAGGCGGTGTAAAGACCATTGTCTGGACCGACACCCTGCAGACTTCCTGTATGCTTTTGGGATTGATTATCTGTACTGTTTATATGCTGAATCATCTAGGGTTGAATGTTGGAGAAAGCTTAACCGCCATGAATGAAAAAGGATACACTAAAATCTTTGATTTTGATCCACATCAAAAAAGTTTCTTTCTCAAACAGATATTGGCCGGAGCTTTTATTACGATTACCATGACCGGAATAGATCAGGAAATGATGCAGAAAAGCTTATCGGTTACCAGGTTAAAAGATTCGCAAAAAAATATGGTAACCCTGGGATTTATCCTGCTTGGCGTAATTTCCCTGTTCCTTTATATGGGTGGTCTTCTGCATCTTTACGGTGCTGAAGAACAGGTAACAAGTGCTGGAGATCAGCTGTTCCCTGATATTGCACTCAATCATATGCCGCCGTTTATTTCCATTATCTTTATCATTGCTTTAATTTCGGCTCTGTTTCCCAGCGCAGACGGTGCCATGACTGCTCTTACCTCTTCTTTATGTATCGATGTTTTCGGAATGAAGGAAAGAAAAGAATGGGATGAGAAGAAAAAGGAAAGATTCAGAAAAAATGTGCATCTGATCGTAGCATTTTCTTTCCTGATTATGGTGGTTATTTTTAAACTCATCAACGATAATTCCATGATCGGGCTGATCCTGAAACTGGCAGGTTTTACATACGGACCTCTGTTAGGACTTTTTGCCTTCGGGATTTTTACGAAATACAAAGTGGAGGATAAACTGGTGCCTTTCGTCTGCATCGCCTCTCCTATCGCTTCTTATTTTATCGATAAATATCAGGAAATTATTTTCGGAGAATTTAAAATCGGTTTAGAACTTTTAATCATCAACGGATTCCTGACATTTATAGGACTCTGGCTGATCAGAAAAAGATAA
- a CDS encoding transketolase, with product MSKSIEELKSLTTQIRRDILRMVHAVNSGHPGGSLGCTEYFTALYGKVMNYNLPFTMEGKNEDHFYLSNGHISPVYYSTLARFNFFPVDELRTFRKLDSRLQGHPTTHEGLEGIRIASGSLGQGLSVALGVAQGKKLDGDDSLVYTLHGDGELQEGQVWEAFMYAAAKKVDNIISTIDYNGRQIDGDTDDVLSLGNLHAKLEAFGWTVLEEKNGNDLEAVIAILEKAKTETGKEKPVVIILHTEMGFGIDYMMGSHAWHGKAPNDEQLDTAFKQLYLEAPADY from the coding sequence ATGAGTAAAAGTATCGAAGAGTTAAAATCTCTTACTACGCAAATCAGAAGAGACATTTTAAGAATGGTTCATGCTGTAAATTCCGGTCACCCGGGTGGAAGTTTAGGTTGTACGGAATACTTCACAGCCCTTTACGGAAAGGTCATGAACTATAATCTTCCTTTCACCATGGAGGGTAAAAATGAGGATCATTTCTATCTTTCGAACGGACACATTTCTCCGGTTTACTATTCTACTTTAGCGAGATTCAACTTTTTTCCGGTAGATGAGTTGCGAACTTTCAGAAAATTAGATTCAAGATTGCAGGGTCACCCTACTACTCACGAAGGGCTTGAGGGAATCAGAATTGCTTCAGGATCTCTTGGACAGGGTCTTTCTGTAGCATTAGGTGTTGCACAGGGCAAAAAATTAGACGGTGACGATTCTTTGGTGTACACCCTTCACGGAGACGGTGAGCTGCAGGAAGGTCAGGTTTGGGAAGCCTTTATGTATGCGGCTGCTAAAAAAGTGGATAATATCATTTCAACCATCGACTACAATGGTCGTCAGATCGACGGAGATACCGATGATGTATTGAGTTTAGGAAATCTTCATGCAAAACTGGAAGCCTTCGGATGGACTGTTCTTGAAGAGAAAAACGGTAATGATCTTGAAGCGGTGATTGCTATTCTGGAAAAAGCAAAAACAGAAACGGGCAAAGAAAAACCTGTCGTTATCATCCTGCATACAGAAATGGGCTTCGGAATAGATTATATGATGGGAAGCCATGCATGGCACGGAAAAGCGCCGAATGATGAGCAATTAGATACTGCATTCAAACAATTATACTTAGAAGCTCCGGCTGATTACTAA
- a CDS encoding helix-turn-helix domain-containing protein gives MPKILLLYFLFSSCIHFSQSISNFHIPDSLKNKTFEQLENYYSKEFRNDDKAILYANTFLKKAKNEKNTKKQFDGYFFLFTKFKKNLKYTDSIQNVINKNNSIDVLSYGNYKIGDIYFNCHKYNQALSNYLKALSYAKKNNNIKEIILIKHAIGKIKYLTYDYEEALEIFKENYNYIKNEEKKDPNNYLSILHSLAITYNAIGKYDSAYNCAEMGRSKCLIYNKKYYFRVYDLSCYIIKFYLKEYSNSINGLKLNIDYFKKYDSTNLGISYMYLSMNFQQLNNRREYFYYFNKMDSVQKKIKFIRPELIGLYKKSLQYYEEEGNKDKQVYLIDRLINLNDTIYKSNYEFSKEIHQKFDTPELLNQKQKLISNLDKKNTILYWFLGGGLVLLLIFVYLYSINQSKLEIYQIRAQKLIDIQNKNLAIDQSDSFKKLDGEIEKIQVPEISGDQKNKIRSQIPENIRQALILKLNDFEQQRIFLTKSITLYSLSKDFETNRDYLSKIINETKGKSFSNYINELRINYVITELKENKKLRLKTIAAIAEDVGFNNVESFTKAFKNITGTLPSYYIRILREDDNQ, from the coding sequence ATGCCTAAAATTTTGTTACTTTATTTTCTTTTTAGCAGTTGTATACACTTTTCTCAAAGTATAAGCAATTTTCATATTCCTGACTCTTTAAAAAATAAAACTTTTGAACAGCTAGAGAATTATTATAGTAAAGAATTTCGGAATGATGACAAAGCAATATTATACGCAAATACTTTTTTAAAGAAAGCTAAAAATGAAAAGAATACCAAAAAACAGTTTGACGGATACTTTTTTCTCTTCACAAAATTTAAAAAGAATTTGAAGTATACTGACAGTATACAAAATGTCATTAATAAAAACAATAGTATAGATGTATTATCATATGGAAATTATAAAATTGGAGATATCTACTTCAATTGTCATAAATATAATCAGGCATTAAGTAATTATCTAAAAGCACTTTCCTATGCAAAAAAGAATAACAATATTAAAGAAATAATCCTTATAAAGCATGCAATTGGAAAAATAAAATATTTAACATATGATTACGAAGAAGCTTTAGAAATTTTTAAAGAAAATTATAACTATATTAAAAACGAGGAAAAAAAAGACCCCAATAATTATTTATCGATTTTACATAGTTTGGCAATTACATATAACGCTATTGGAAAATATGATTCGGCTTATAATTGTGCAGAAATGGGTAGGTCAAAATGCCTTATTTATAATAAAAAATATTATTTCAGAGTATATGATCTCAGTTGCTATATTATTAAGTTTTATCTCAAAGAATACTCTAATTCAATTAATGGATTAAAACTAAATATTGATTATTTTAAAAAATATGATTCTACCAATCTTGGGATATCATACATGTACCTATCCATGAATTTCCAGCAATTGAATAATAGACGCGAATATTTTTATTATTTTAATAAAATGGATTCTGTACAGAAAAAAATAAAATTTATTCGTCCTGAATTGATAGGTTTATACAAAAAATCTTTACAATATTATGAAGAGGAAGGAAATAAAGATAAACAAGTTTATTTGATTGATAGGCTTATAAACCTTAATGATACTATTTATAAATCAAATTATGAATTTTCCAAAGAGATTCACCAAAAGTTTGACACTCCTGAACTGTTAAATCAAAAACAGAAACTGATTTCAAATTTAGACAAAAAAAATACAATATTGTACTGGTTTCTCGGTGGAGGTTTGGTGCTGTTGCTTATATTCGTTTATTTATACAGTATAAATCAGAGCAAATTGGAAATATATCAAATTAGGGCTCAAAAATTAATTGATATACAAAATAAAAATTTGGCGATTGATCAATCTGATAGTTTTAAAAAACTTGATGGAGAGATTGAAAAAATACAGGTTCCTGAGATATCAGGAGATCAGAAAAATAAAATTAGAAGTCAAATCCCTGAAAATATAAGACAGGCACTTATATTAAAATTGAATGATTTTGAACAGCAGAGAATATTTTTAACTAAAAGTATTACCTTGTATTCTTTATCTAAAGACTTTGAAACTAATAGAGACTATCTGTCTAAAATAATTAATGAAACAAAAGGTAAAAGCTTTTCAAATTATATAAATGAATTGCGAATTAATTATGTCATTACCGAATTAAAAGAAAACAAAAAATTAAGATTAAAAACTATAGCTGCTATTGCAGAAGATGTTGGGTTTAATAATGTCGAATCCTTTACGAAAGCATTTAAAAATATTACTGGTACGCTGCCGTCATATTACATAAGAATTTTACGAGAAGACGACAATCAATAA